The Streptomyces sp. NBC_00576 genome contains the following window.
GACGGCTGGAGCATGTTCAGCGGGCCCACGACACCCACCGACGCCACCACCGTGCCGCGCGCGCTGCGCACCGGGGCCGCGATCGCTCCCCGGCCCTCGCGCAGGGAGCCGCAGACCATCGCATAGCCTTCGCGTCTTATCTTGCTCAGGTGATTCCGTAACGTGGTGCCGTTGGTGATGGTGGCGGGGGTGTACGCGCGCAACGGGCCGGCGCAGATCTCGTCCTGCAGAACGACACCCGCGTTCGCCAGCAGCACCAGGCCCGTCGCGGTGACGTGGAGGGGAAGCCGGCGGCCGGGGTCGCCCCAATAGGCCGTGAGACCCGGGTCGTTGGAGAGGAAGGACAGGCAGACACTCTCCGTTCCGTCGCGCAGGGCGAGGACCGCCGCGCCGCCGGACTGGCCGTGGAGTTCCACGAGGTGGGACTGAGCGGCCTCGACCAGGCCCGAGTAACGGGGGGCCAGCGTCGCCGTCTCCCAAAGTCTCAGGCCGATGCTGTATCCGCCTTCCTCTCCTCGTTCCAGTGCGCCCCAGCCATGGAGCTTGTTGACGATGCGATGGACCGTGGCGACCGGAAGACCGGAGCGCCGACTGATGTCGCTCAGCGTCAGGGTGCGGTTGTCGCGGTCGAAGACGCCGAGAATGCTGAGCGTCCGGTCGACAACCGAGCGCTCGGGGGCGCCGGAGTGGGTGGTCATCCCGTCAACTTCCCTTCACCTGCACATCATGTGAGGACGGTTACTCGTGCATGCACCAGAAAGTGATCTGGCAACGGGCGGCCACGCCTATCATTGATTTTTAAAGAAGCTTGAGAAAGGTCGATTCCGGAACGCTCATGGTCGATTTCGCTTCGTTACCGATCCCCGTGATCCCCTACACCCCCGTCTGCAGACCCGGGGTCGGCATGGCCGTGACCTCGCTCAGCGAGGCGCGCGCGAGGATCCCCATGGACTTCGCCATCGCTCCCCACCGGCTCGCCTACCACCAGATCATGCTGGTCGGGTCGGGAACCGGCGACTTCACGATCGACTCCACGCGCTACCCGTGCCAGGCGGGCTCCCTGCTCTGGATCCGGCCGAACCAGGTGATCCAGTTCGCGGCGGCGACGAACATGGAAGCCAACCTCGTCATGTTCACCGAGACCTTCCCCCTGCAGCTGCGCGCCCACCTGGGAGTGGTCGACGATGTCCTGCGTCCCTGCCACTGGCAGCTCCGCGACGACGAGCTGACCGCTTTCCGGCGGGTACTGGCCCTGATACAGGATGAGTTCGAGCGGCCCGACCAGGGCCTCGGCGAGGACATCCTCAAGCATCTGCTGGCGGTCGCCCTGATGCACATCGGCCAGATCTGCCGCAGCCAGCGCAATGATCACCGGGAGGCCGACACCCCCTCCGGCGAGAACGGCGAGCTGTTCCTGCGTTTCCGGCGCGAGCTGGAGGCCTCCTACCGCACGACCCGACTGGTCGAGGACTACGCCGCAGCACTCAACTGCACGCCCCGCACCCTGTCCCGGGCCTGTCGCATCGTCGCCGGCGCCTCCACCAAGGACCTGATCGACGCCCGCGTCGCCCTGGAGGCGAAGCGCCTGCTGGCCCACACGGATCTTCCCGTCGGCAGCATCGCCCGCCAGCTCGGGTTCACCGAAGTCACGAACTTCGGCAAGTTCTTCGTGCGACGGGTGAATATGACACCCGGCACATTCCGGCGCGGCGACGATCCGCAGAATTAGCGTCGACGCCGCGGCGACCGGCCGGAACTTCACTCACCGGTAACATATTCCGCCTCGCGTTCTACGCCCGTAAACCACGATTTCTTTCCACTCTCCGGAAGAGCGGTTGTCCGAGATTCAGCGAGCTGGCAAGACTGTGGCCTGCGTGCTTCGGGCGGCCACTCTCGAACGCAGCTCCTTTCATGTGGAAGCACATGTCTGGACCAAACAGACCCGCTTCCTACCACACCCGTCTACTGGTGGCTTGTTCTCGCCGCTCGCGGTGAAGTAAGTCACAAAAGACGCTGCCGTCTATCTCGACCCATTTCCGTACCGGTACGCCTATTAATGCCGGGTCGGAACAGTGCGCTCCCGAATCGGGCCCTTGAGGGCCCTTTCGAGCGGGAGCGTTCACCATCCGCTCGCGCCCCGGGTCCCCAACCGGGCGCGCCCCAGGGAAGGACGACACACCATGGCCGAAGTGAGCGCTCGTGAGGCCCAGGACTGGCTCATCGAGAAGATCGCCCACCGGATGGGCGTGCCGACGGGCGAGATCTCGCCCGAGGTGTACTTCGACGAACTCGACCTCGACTCGACCGAGGCGCTGATCCTCGCCGGCGAGATGGAGAACTGGCTCGGCTTCGAGCTGAGCACGACGACCCTCTGGTACCACCCGACGGTGAAGGACCTGGCTGCCTACCTGGCCGAGGAGTGCGGCCGTCGTGCGGCCACCGCGTAAGGCTCCGCCGCCGGTCGCCCGTACGTTCCGCGCCGCCATGTCCGGCGGGCACACGGTGTACGTCGTCCATCCGGGCGCCCTCGCCGTCGAGGTGTACGAGGGACTCGCGAACGCACTGCCGGACGGCACGGGCCTCACCGTGCTCGACCTGGGCGCGGTCCCCGACTACGCGGACGCGGCGCTCACCGGAGGCCGGGCAGCGACCACCGTGGAGGACCTGGCGGCCCTGCTGCTGGCCGCGCTGGAGCGGTCGCGGGAGCAGAACGGCGGTACTGCGGGCGGAAGTTGGAGCCTGGCCGGCTGGTCCTTCGGCGGCGTGCTCGCCCTGGCGACGACCGGGCTGATGTCCGCCGGACGACTGCCCGGGCGCCTGGTGCTCCTCGACAGCATCGCCCCCGTCGAGGAGTACAAGCAGCCCGACGACGCCCTACGGCCGGATCTGCTGCTCAGCTGGTTCGCCATGTATCTGGGGGCCAAGCGGGACCGTCCGGTGCCGCTCGACCTGGACCGGCTGGCCGGGTGCGGGACCGACGACGGGCTGACTGCCGTTCTCGACACCGCGACCGCCGCCGGAGCGCTGCTGCCCGGCACGCCGCTGCCGGGTCTGCGCAAGCTCTACGACACGTACGTGGACGGCCTGTTGCGCAACAACCGGCTGACGGCACCGCACCGTCCCGGGTCCGCCCCGCTGCCCCTGGTGCTCGTACAGCCGGAACGCAGCCTCGTCCCGGCCGACCCGACGCTCGGCTGGCGCCCGCTCGCCGCGCACGGCCTCACCACGTACCGCTGCCCTGGCGACCACTACACGATGCTCGCCCGCCCGGACTCCCTCAGCGTGATCGCCCCGCTGCTCCAGGCGTCCTGACCGGCACCTTCATTCCCCCCTTTTTCCGGTCCATTCTCTGCGTCTCCTTCTCTCCCTTTCTCCCCTTCCTCCTTCTCCCTTTTTCCTCTCGTGCGTCATGTGCAGTTCCACCGAACCGCTGCGGGGCGAGCGTCCCCCGCCGTCAGACCAAGAGAGCCTCCCGTGAACGCTTCGCATCCTTCCGAACTCGACCGCCGGCTGGCCCGGGACCCCATCGCGATCGTCGGGCTGTCCGCCCTGTACCCCAAGTCGCGTGATCTGCGCGCCTTCTGGGACAACGTGGTCTCCGCCACCGACTGCATCGAGGACGTGCCCGAGACCCACTGGAGTGTGGGCGAGCACTACGACTCCGACCCGGCCGCGCCCGACAAGACGTACTCCAAGCGGGGCGGCTTCATCCCGGCCGTTCCCTTCAACCCGCTGGAGTTCGGGCTGCCGCCCAACACCCTCGAAGTCACCGACGTGCTCCAGCTGTTGAGCCTGGTCGTGGCCCGCGATCTGCTCCGCGACGCGGGCTCCGACCAGCAGTGGTACGACGCCTCACGGACCGGGGTCGTGCTCGGGGTGACCGGCGCCAACCAGCTGACCCAGCCGCTGTCGGCCCGGCTCCAGACGCCCGTACTCAAGGAGGTCGTGCGCAGTTGCGGCCTCTCGGACCGGGACGCCGACGAGATCGCGGAGAAGTTCAAGCTGGCGTTCGCGCCCTGGGAGGAGAACTCCTTCCCCGGCATGCTGGGCAACGTCGTGGCCGGGCGGATCGCCAACCGCCTCGACCTCGGCGGCACCAACATGACCATCGACGCCGCCTGCGCCAGTTCGCTGGGCGCGGTGAAGGCCGCGGCCAGTGAACTGCTGGAGCGGCGCTCGGACATGATGCTGGTGGGCGGCTGCGACGCCGAGAACACCATCTTCATGTACCTGTGCTTCAGCAAGACGCCCGCGTTCTCCAAGGCCGGCCGCATCCGCCCGTTCGACGAGAACGCGGACGGCACCCTCATCGGCGAGGGCATCGGCATGCTGGCCCTGCGCCGGCTCTCGGACGCCGAGCGGGACGGCAACCGGATCTACGCGGTGATCCGTGGCATCGGTTCGTCGAGCGACGGGCGGTTCAAGTCCATCTACGCCCCGCGCAAGGAGGGCCAGATGGCCGCCCTGCGCCGCGCGTACGAGGACGCGGACTGTTCCCCGGCCTCGGTCGAGCTGTTCGAGGCGCACGGCACGGGTACGGCGGTCGGCGAGGCCACCGAACTGTCGGCGCTGTCGGCGGTGGTGTCGGAGCACACCGAGGAGAGGCAGTTCGCGGCGGTCGGCAGTGTGAAGTCGCAGATCGGCCACACCAAGGCGGCGGCCGGCGCGGCCGGCATGATCAAGCTGGCACTCGCCCTGCACCACAAGCTGCTGCCGCCCACCATCAACGTGGACACCCCGAACCCGGCGCTCGACTGGCCCGAGAGCCCGTTCTACGTCGGTACGCAGACCCGCCCGTGGATCCGTGACCCGCGCCGACAGCAACGGCGGGCGGGGGTCTCCTCGTTCGGGTTCGGCGGCACCAATTTCCACCTGGTCCTGGAGGAGCACGGTGAAGGGGACGACCTGCGGGTGATGTTCCCGGTCAGCCGGATTCATGCATGGCATGAGCATGACATGGACAGTCTGATACGGGCGCTGGAAGAGGACGCGCCGCCAAGGCCGGGCCCGCCCCCGGCAGCCAGTCCACGGCTCGCGCTGGTGGCCCGTACCGAGGAGGAACTCGCCGAGCT
Protein-coding sequences here:
- a CDS encoding acyl carrier protein, translating into MAEVSAREAQDWLIEKIAHRMGVPTGEISPEVYFDELDLDSTEALILAGEMENWLGFELSTTTLWYHPTVKDLAAYLAEECGRRAATA
- a CDS encoding IclR family transcriptional regulator, with the translated sequence MTTHSGAPERSVVDRTLSILGVFDRDNRTLTLSDISRRSGLPVATVHRIVNKLHGWGALERGEEGGYSIGLRLWETATLAPRYSGLVEAAQSHLVELHGQSGGAAVLALRDGTESVCLSFLSNDPGLTAYWGDPGRRLPLHVTATGLVLLANAGVVLQDEICAGPLRAYTPATITNGTTLRNHLSKIRREGYAMVCGSLREGRGAIAAPVRSARGTVVASVGVVGPLNMLQPSKLAPLVMATAEAISQHDRTEGWRMAGVGA
- a CDS encoding thioesterase domain-containing protein codes for the protein MRPPRKAPPPVARTFRAAMSGGHTVYVVHPGALAVEVYEGLANALPDGTGLTVLDLGAVPDYADAALTGGRAATTVEDLAALLLAALERSREQNGGTAGGSWSLAGWSFGGVLALATTGLMSAGRLPGRLVLLDSIAPVEEYKQPDDALRPDLLLSWFAMYLGAKRDRPVPLDLDRLAGCGTDDGLTAVLDTATAAGALLPGTPLPGLRKLYDTYVDGLLRNNRLTAPHRPGSAPLPLVLVQPERSLVPADPTLGWRPLAAHGLTTYRCPGDHYTMLARPDSLSVIAPLLQAS
- a CDS encoding AraC family transcriptional regulator, which gives rise to MAVTSLSEARARIPMDFAIAPHRLAYHQIMLVGSGTGDFTIDSTRYPCQAGSLLWIRPNQVIQFAAATNMEANLVMFTETFPLQLRAHLGVVDDVLRPCHWQLRDDELTAFRRVLALIQDEFERPDQGLGEDILKHLLAVALMHIGQICRSQRNDHREADTPSGENGELFLRFRRELEASYRTTRLVEDYAAALNCTPRTLSRACRIVAGASTKDLIDARVALEAKRLLAHTDLPVGSIARQLGFTEVTNFGKFFVRRVNMTPGTFRRGDDPQN